The Sneathiella sp. P13V-1 genome includes a window with the following:
- a CDS encoding cytochrome c3 family protein — translation MARPPLQRFDEKSSAYERPNAKWVEDENSIGCTPRKNGDRWECTRPLNRGGICAQGPNADGSCCHASSDTSLKPSVRLKRGRAVRWFVAATIGLLLFLIASPYGEEFISPGKLTAQHAEITDCQGCHSEQETKPAGWIHAAFMSFNEMTDSKNCLSCHAMGENAFKPHSQPVASIAEMTARHKASGATSATPMEASLAQSLFDVRSTNDGDITCRTCHIEHQGRKFDLTDIQEGCQSCHVNKFNSLSDGHPEFTSYPFERRSRIIFDHVSHAGKHFLDKSGELLPNAPKECSSCHETDAGGETMLVKSFGQTCNSCHSDQVRGEARSTGKGMKILSLPGLDIATLQDREIAIGYWPEDADGNITNFTKLLLSHDQKFNDALIAVDGLELYDLEEATDKQLEAVKTIVWSLKGLMAKLVQDGVMGFKDQLQLASGRDISVRELARLSGTMPADAVRTAQARWFPGLMKEIALYNAGEDVPFPEEEPEEEATAKEEDDKSDEEESSGSILGDDDDEEIDTDDDEEIDTSDDGEIDTGDEDEEIATDDEDEIDTNDDDNAIGDDDDEEIATDDDEDGGEKAADEEVAVVHMSSDEWMAAGGWFQQDFSLEYRSTGHRDAFLKSWINLSANLKGKPEATALFDQLTNPLSMGQCAKCHSVEETAEGSAKINWDPFSRSKDAAPFTRFAHDPHFSVISEEGCADCHVMDKEAAYLKSYENRDPHEFVGTFKPINRETCASCHMDERAPEECTTCHNYHVGEFETLMAPTKMSMPK, via the coding sequence ATGGCCCGTCCTCCTTTGCAGCGATTTGATGAGAAAAGCAGCGCCTATGAACGCCCAAATGCAAAATGGGTAGAAGATGAAAACTCGATTGGGTGTACGCCACGTAAAAATGGGGACCGCTGGGAATGCACGCGCCCGTTAAATCGTGGCGGAATTTGCGCGCAAGGTCCAAATGCAGATGGCAGTTGTTGCCATGCCTCAAGCGATACAAGTCTCAAGCCAAGTGTTCGCCTCAAGCGCGGGCGGGCTGTGCGTTGGTTTGTTGCAGCAACCATTGGACTGCTGCTTTTCCTGATCGCCAGCCCATACGGGGAGGAATTTATCTCTCCCGGCAAACTGACGGCGCAGCATGCAGAAATTACGGACTGTCAAGGATGTCATAGCGAGCAAGAGACGAAACCCGCAGGCTGGATCCATGCGGCTTTTATGTCTTTTAATGAAATGACGGATAGCAAAAACTGTCTTTCCTGCCATGCCATGGGAGAAAATGCGTTTAAGCCACATAGCCAGCCGGTTGCCAGCATTGCGGAAATGACAGCCCGTCATAAAGCGTCAGGCGCAACATCTGCGACCCCAATGGAGGCATCTTTGGCGCAAAGCCTGTTCGATGTGCGCAGCACGAATGACGGGGATATTACCTGCCGCACCTGCCATATTGAACATCAGGGCCGTAAATTTGACCTGACGGATATTCAAGAAGGCTGTCAGTCCTGCCATGTGAATAAGTTCAATAGTCTGTCTGATGGACATCCTGAATTTACAAGCTACCCGTTTGAACGGCGGAGCCGGATCATTTTCGATCACGTCTCCCATGCGGGTAAACATTTTCTGGATAAATCCGGGGAGCTTCTCCCCAATGCACCAAAAGAATGTAGTTCCTGCCATGAAACAGATGCGGGCGGGGAGACCATGCTGGTCAAATCCTTTGGTCAGACTTGCAACTCATGCCATTCGGATCAGGTGCGCGGGGAGGCAAGGTCAACAGGTAAAGGCATGAAGATTTTATCTTTGCCGGGCCTTGATATTGCAACCTTGCAGGATCGCGAGATTGCAATCGGGTATTGGCCAGAAGATGCAGACGGAAACATTACCAATTTCACCAAGCTTCTATTGTCCCATGATCAGAAATTTAACGACGCCTTGATCGCGGTTGATGGGCTTGAACTGTACGATCTTGAAGAAGCAACGGATAAGCAGCTGGAAGCTGTTAAAACCATCGTTTGGAGCCTGAAAGGTCTGATGGCCAAGCTGGTTCAGGATGGTGTGATGGGCTTTAAAGACCAGTTGCAGCTTGCCTCTGGTCGGGACATTTCTGTACGCGAGTTGGCCCGCTTAAGCGGAACCATGCCTGCCGATGCGGTGCGGACCGCGCAAGCAAGGTGGTTCCCGGGCCTGATGAAGGAAATAGCCCTCTATAACGCGGGCGAAGATGTTCCCTTCCCGGAAGAGGAACCTGAAGAAGAGGCCACCGCCAAGGAAGAAGACGACAAGAGCGACGAGGAAGAGAGCTCTGGCAGTATACTTGGGGATGATGACGACGAAGAAATCGACACCGACGATGATGAGGAGATTGATACCTCCGATGATGGGGAAATTGATACCGGTGACGAAGACGAAGAAATTGCCACTGATGATGAAGATGAGATCGACACGAATGATGACGATAATGCCATTGGTGACGATGACGATGAAGAAATCGCAACGGATGATGATGAAGATGGTGGAGAAAAAGCAGCTGACGAGGAAGTTGCAGTGGTTCACATGTCATCCGATGAATGGATGGCCGCAGGTGGATGGTTCCAGCAGGACTTCTCTTTGGAATATCGTTCCACCGGGCATCGGGATGCTTTCTTGAAAAGCTGGATCAATCTGTCGGCGAATTTGAAAGGTAAACCGGAAGCAACTGCTTTGTTTGATCAACTGACCAATCCGCTATCCATGGGACAGTGCGCGAAATGCCATAGCGTGGAAGAAACCGCGGAGGGCAGCGCGAAAATCAACTGGGATCCGTTCTCCCGATCCAAGGATGCGGCGCCGTTCACACGCTTTGCCCATGATCCGCATTTCAGTGTGATCAGTGAAGAGGGCTGCGCTGATTGTCATGTCATGGACAAGGAAGCAGCATATCTTAAAAGTTATGAAAACAGGGACCCGCACGAATTTGTAGGGACTTTCAAACCTATCAATCGGGAAACATGCGCAAGCTGTCATATGGATGAACGGGCGCCTGAAGAATGCACCACGTGCCACAATTATCATGTCGGTGAGTTCGAAACCTTGATGGCACCAACCAAAATGTCCATGCCCAAGTAA
- a CDS encoding cyclic nucleotide-binding domain-containing protein has product MAEAVKIQRPQRWDAPFSPDMTAEDVTRILSLEPFSSMRRENFPASASLEDIILNDTRLLKRHTGDIVFRAGDYGSSAFLVISGKVHVVVEPALPEKLLGRREVKKRSLWSSISQIWTNSKVPEARDPEKFGLVDEVKRRGFRADTRIFLQDVPGILNEHNTVVIGEGETFGEIAALGRIPRTATVFVEGDTELLEIRWQGFRDIRSRDEAYKKHIDQIYRERGLASHLQQTKELQCLDAPTLEEVARCTVFESYGSFDWHSSYRAMAGESFNVRLGKEPVIVKAGDYADHLILIRAGFCRVTENLGDGERTVNYLGKGDSFGFEEVIHNAKHDKDVPYQLNLRALGYVDVLVVPASAVEQHVLPNLSESELPQPLAVDEHQNSLANIARHSGLETDFMEFMVENRFINGTATMVIDTNKCVRCDDCVRACASTHNGNPRFLRHGKQHGNHMIANACMHCVDPTCLIGCPTGAIHRSDLGGQVVINDNTCIGCGTCAASCPYHNIRLVEINDQSGLQLVDEASQQPIRKATKCDLCMDQLGGPACQRACPHDALHRVNMRDLGSDQDWMNQS; this is encoded by the coding sequence ATGGCGGAAGCTGTTAAAATTCAAAGACCACAGAGGTGGGATGCGCCTTTTTCGCCTGATATGACGGCGGAAGATGTAACGCGCATCCTGTCGCTGGAGCCGTTCAGCTCCATGCGGCGAGAGAATTTCCCAGCTTCGGCTTCCCTCGAAGATATCATCCTGAACGATACGCGCCTTTTGAAGCGTCACACGGGAGACATTGTTTTCCGTGCAGGTGACTATGGCAGTTCTGCTTTTCTGGTCATTTCCGGCAAGGTTCATGTGGTGGTGGAACCTGCGTTGCCGGAAAAACTTCTGGGCCGCCGTGAGGTCAAGAAGCGTAGCCTGTGGAGTTCCATTTCCCAGATTTGGACAAATTCGAAGGTGCCGGAAGCGCGTGACCCTGAAAAATTTGGTCTTGTTGATGAAGTGAAGCGCCGTGGTTTCAGGGCAGATACCCGAATTTTCCTGCAAGATGTTCCGGGTATCTTGAATGAACATAACACGGTCGTCATCGGAGAAGGAGAGACCTTCGGTGAAATCGCGGCCCTTGGACGTATCCCAAGGACGGCAACGGTTTTTGTAGAAGGCGATACAGAACTTCTGGAAATTCGCTGGCAAGGATTTCGGGATATCCGGAGCCGTGATGAAGCCTATAAAAAGCATATTGATCAGATCTATCGCGAGCGGGGGCTTGCCAGCCACCTTCAGCAGACCAAAGAACTGCAATGCCTTGATGCCCCAACGCTGGAAGAAGTTGCCAGATGCACTGTTTTTGAAAGTTATGGCAGCTTTGACTGGCATAGCAGTTACCGTGCGATGGCGGGGGAGAGTTTCAATGTTCGCCTTGGAAAAGAGCCGGTTATTGTAAAGGCCGGTGATTATGCAGATCACCTGATCCTGATCCGCGCCGGTTTTTGCCGTGTAACCGAAAATCTGGGAGATGGGGAGCGAACCGTTAATTATCTGGGTAAGGGTGATAGTTTCGGGTTTGAAGAAGTTATTCATAATGCGAAACATGACAAGGATGTGCCCTATCAGCTGAACCTTCGGGCGCTTGGTTATGTGGACGTTTTGGTCGTACCCGCCAGCGCCGTTGAGCAGCATGTCCTTCCGAATTTATCGGAAAGTGAATTGCCGCAACCCCTTGCCGTGGATGAACATCAAAACAGCTTGGCCAATATTGCGCGGCACAGCGGGCTTGAAACTGACTTTATGGAATTTATGGTGGAGAACCGTTTCATCAATGGAACGGCGACCATGGTCATTGATACCAACAAATGTGTCCGCTGCGATGATTGTGTCAGGGCATGTGCTTCCACCCACAACGGCAACCCGCGCTTTCTGCGTCATGGAAAACAGCATGGCAACCATATGATTGCCAATGCCTGTATGCATTGCGTGGATCCAACTTGTCTGATCGGCTGCCCCACAGGGGCTATTCACAGATCTGATCTTGGGGGTCAAGTGGTGATCAATGACAACACCTGTATTGGTTGCGGCACCTGCGCTGCCAGTTGCCCCTATCACAATATCCGTCTTGTCGAAATAAATGATCAGTCAGGCTTGCAGCTTGTGGATGAAGCCTCTCAGCAACCTATTCGTAAAGCCACCAAATGTGATTTATGCATGGATCAGTTGGGCGGTCCTGCCTGTCAGCGAGCGTGTCCTCATGATGCGTTGCACCGGGTCAATATGCGGGATCTTGGTTCCGATCAGGATTGGATGAACCAGTCATGA
- a CDS encoding cytochrome c family protein yields MRFQLAKHMTRLSEVVKTLGAVAVVGLGIGFVSTSTVQAATSDYHLDASKVMGPDACAECHKSSAEAWKPTHHSRTFKELPRNKDAKEIAEKMGIKRLKSDSQCLNCHFTSQEKEGKTKPIAGITCESCHGEGKDWIKLHSDFGGKDVTAETETAEHKKERWAKSTAAGMIRPANLYDVAANCYSCHTVPDEKLVNVGGHPAGSKFELVSWSQGEVRHNVWYTKSNDEAGAERKRMMYVVGRLLDLEYSLRGVAKATKKADYAVKMAKRAKTARKRVEAISDKIDAPELGEAVAAAKAAKLKLNNEAKLTEAADKVQAMARKVAANYDGSTFGALDEFIPAAEKYKGKVFQ; encoded by the coding sequence ATGAGATTTCAGTTGGCAAAGCACATGACGCGGCTGTCCGAAGTGGTGAAAACACTTGGGGCCGTTGCTGTGGTTGGGCTAGGTATCGGGTTTGTAAGCACGTCCACCGTTCAGGCCGCGACCAGTGACTATCATCTGGACGCATCAAAAGTTATGGGGCCGGATGCTTGTGCGGAATGCCATAAGAGTTCCGCTGAGGCTTGGAAGCCAACTCATCACTCGCGCACCTTCAAGGAATTGCCGCGAAACAAGGATGCCAAAGAGATCGCTGAAAAGATGGGGATCAAGCGCCTTAAGTCTGACAGCCAATGTCTCAACTGTCACTTCACCTCTCAGGAAAAAGAAGGCAAGACAAAACCGATTGCGGGTATCACCTGCGAATCCTGTCACGGTGAAGGTAAAGACTGGATCAAGTTGCACAGTGACTTTGGCGGCAAGGATGTAACCGCGGAGACAGAAACAGCTGAGCATAAAAAAGAACGTTGGGCGAAATCCACTGCGGCTGGCATGATCCGCCCTGCAAATCTTTATGATGTGGCAGCAAACTGTTATAGCTGCCACACGGTTCCTGATGAAAAACTGGTGAATGTGGGCGGTCACCCGGCGGGCAGTAAATTTGAGCTGGTCTCCTGGTCGCAAGGTGAAGTGCGCCACAATGTCTGGTACACCAAGTCCAATGACGAAGCCGGTGCAGAACGCAAACGCATGATGTATGTGGTGGGGCGCCTTCTGGACCTGGAATACTCCCTGCGTGGTGTGGCAAAAGCAACTAAGAAAGCTGACTACGCGGTAAAAATGGCGAAACGCGCAAAAACAGCGCGTAAACGGGTTGAAGCAATTTCCGACAAAATTGACGCGCCTGAGCTTGGTGAGGCAGTTGCCGCAGCAAAAGCTGCAAAATTGAAACTTAATAATGAAGCCAAGTTGACAGAAGCGGCTGACAAGGTTCAGGCAATGGCGAGGAAAGTAGCAGCCAACTATGATGGTTCCACTTTCGGTGCCTTGGATGAGTTCATTCCGGCGGCTGAAAAATACAAAGGTAAAGTGTTCCAGTAA
- a CDS encoding 2Fe-2S iron-sulfur cluster-binding protein, which yields MDALLQPGTVQVIGAIIILGALLQVSYLLFTNFRKGSVNARLDQLALREMEEKVELASAAAASSRSQVSLTWNGVRKFRVEKKIQEGGDICSFYLVPHSGRGLPPFKPGQYLTFQLKMDGQDKPLTRCYSLSDCSANPDYYRVSIKRVPPPPNQPELPPGKSSNYFHDQVQEGDILDVKAPSGNFYLDMTKNTPVVLIGGGVGITPVLSMLNAICDSGSKREVWFFYGVRFGTEHVMKEHLEQIAQEHDNVHLRVCYSDAQDTDELGKDYQVDGWVSVDLFKKELPSNNFDFLICGPPPMMNAITADLKAWGVPEKQIHFEAFGPASVKKKQEQEADAKTYKVNFAKSGKTLTWDGKDDSLLEFAEKNDIAMDCGCRAGNCGTCVAAVLEGDVEYMNEPGAMPEAGSCLTCVSVPKSDLTLEA from the coding sequence ATGGACGCATTGTTACAACCGGGAACGGTGCAGGTCATCGGGGCCATTATCATTCTGGGTGCTTTGCTTCAGGTATCTTACCTGTTATTCACCAACTTCAGAAAAGGAAGCGTAAATGCGCGCCTTGATCAACTTGCATTGCGGGAAATGGAAGAGAAGGTCGAGCTTGCCAGCGCAGCGGCGGCGTCTTCGCGCTCACAGGTGTCTCTGACGTGGAACGGCGTTCGGAAGTTTCGTGTTGAAAAGAAAATCCAGGAAGGTGGAGACATCTGTTCTTTCTATCTAGTGCCGCATTCAGGCAGAGGATTGCCTCCGTTCAAGCCGGGTCAGTATCTGACATTTCAGTTGAAAATGGATGGGCAGGATAAACCGCTCACCCGCTGTTATTCCCTGTCAGATTGTTCGGCAAATCCTGATTATTATCGGGTCAGCATCAAGCGGGTCCCGCCGCCGCCAAATCAGCCAGAATTACCGCCGGGGAAAAGCTCCAACTATTTCCATGATCAGGTACAAGAAGGGGATATTCTGGATGTGAAGGCGCCATCCGGGAATTTTTATCTGGATATGACGAAAAATACGCCGGTTGTTCTGATCGGCGGTGGTGTGGGAATTACACCGGTTCTCAGCATGTTAAATGCTATCTGCGACTCCGGTAGCAAACGCGAAGTTTGGTTCTTCTACGGAGTACGTTTTGGCACAGAACATGTGATGAAAGAACATCTGGAGCAGATCGCACAGGAGCATGACAATGTGCATCTGCGTGTCTGTTACAGCGATGCACAAGATACCGATGAACTTGGGAAGGATTATCAGGTTGATGGTTGGGTGAGCGTTGATCTGTTTAAGAAGGAACTACCGTCCAACAACTTTGACTTCCTGATTTGTGGTCCGCCGCCAATGATGAATGCCATTACCGCTGATTTGAAGGCGTGGGGTGTTCCCGAGAAACAAATTCATTTTGAAGCCTTTGGACCGGCCAGCGTGAAAAAGAAGCAGGAGCAAGAAGCGGATGCGAAAACCTATAAGGTAAACTTTGCCAAATCCGGCAAGACGCTGACATGGGATGGCAAAGATGATTCCCTGCTGGAATTTGCAGAAAAGAATGACATTGCAATGGACTGCGGATGCCGGGCCGGAAACTGTGGCACCTGCGTTGCGGCGGTTCTGGAAGGGGATGTTGAATATATGAACGAACCAGGGGCAATGCCTGAGGCGGGATCCTGCCTTACCTGTGTTTCTGTTCCAAAATCTGATCTGACACTGGAAGCGTAA
- a CDS encoding multiheme c-type cytochrome, translating into MQALDFGKVVAGLVATVMLLMGHLSISTLAVASEQTVAKPEFFRFSDGVVIAAKEDEDSLLAEDDDDEEDSLLADDDDEDKEDSLLADDDDKDDDSLLSDDDDGEEKDERKAETDDGDRDEVVDRALLEHEALFKENRYPSAATCKACHPKQYKEWSVSQHAYAQLSPIFMSMQRTVNAATSSTNGDFCIRCHNQVGMNKEEDIFISNLDRHPTSREGITCVVCHRVSKSYGKVSGRVALEEGDLLQPVFGPEGNAELERVLDNRDQYRVVTEPEESGRKIHTEAKKFFQLTTPAFCGTCHDVNLFNGFRLEEAFSEYKHSPAASAGTTCQDCHMGKIQGVKSGYDQGPAALVGGEPTKTRKLTNHYFAGPDYSIVHPGIFPHNAEAQKMATLRDWLKFDVDAGWGTDEFEDSVSEDAVFPERWTSVDDRYDARAIINDQLDLLGWAEEKRLEVLRNGYQIHDVAVEKASTTGVNFKVKVANGTDGHNVPTGFIAERLVALQITVKDSDGKTVFVSGDRDPNGDVRDSHSLYVHNGELPLDRQLFSLQSKFLVRMLRGGEREQVLPINWSQDPLPFVRPSTRSTILTGQPGAARTHRVGIEPNGHRWANYSIDADKLTGPGKYEVNVKLISQMVPVNLVAAISAVGWDYGMSTRQVADLVVQHASIVQEENIVIDVKN; encoded by the coding sequence ATGCAAGCGCTAGACTTTGGGAAAGTCGTGGCTGGCCTTGTGGCAACTGTCATGTTGTTAATGGGTCATCTATCCATTTCCACACTAGCTGTCGCCAGTGAGCAGACAGTGGCAAAGCCGGAATTTTTCCGTTTCAGTGACGGTGTTGTTATCGCGGCAAAAGAAGATGAAGACAGTCTTCTGGCAGAAGATGATGATGACGAGGAAGATAGCCTCCTTGCTGATGATGATGACGAAGATAAAGAGGATAGTCTTCTTGCCGATGACGACGATAAGGATGATGACAGCCTTTTGTCGGATGACGATGACGGTGAAGAGAAAGACGAGCGGAAAGCTGAAACTGACGACGGTGATCGTGACGAAGTTGTGGATCGCGCCCTTCTTGAGCATGAAGCCCTGTTTAAAGAAAACCGCTACCCTTCTGCCGCTACCTGTAAAGCCTGTCATCCAAAACAATATAAAGAATGGTCTGTCTCCCAGCATGCCTATGCTCAGCTGAGCCCAATTTTCATGTCCATGCAGCGGACAGTGAACGCGGCGACAAGCTCCACCAATGGCGACTTTTGCATTCGTTGCCATAATCAAGTGGGCATGAATAAAGAAGAAGATATCTTTATTTCGAATCTGGACCGTCACCCCACATCCCGCGAAGGCATCACCTGCGTGGTCTGTCACCGTGTGAGCAAGTCATATGGTAAGGTGAGCGGGCGCGTGGCGCTGGAAGAAGGTGACCTTCTGCAACCGGTGTTCGGCCCTGAAGGAAATGCGGAGCTGGAGCGTGTTCTGGACAACCGCGACCAATATCGTGTTGTGACAGAACCCGAGGAAAGCGGCCGTAAAATCCATACTGAGGCCAAGAAATTCTTTCAACTGACCACACCCGCCTTCTGTGGCACTTGCCATGATGTGAACCTGTTTAACGGGTTCCGTCTTGAAGAGGCGTTCAGTGAATATAAACACTCCCCTGCGGCTTCTGCTGGCACAACTTGTCAGGATTGCCATATGGGCAAAATCCAGGGTGTGAAAAGTGGATATGATCAAGGTCCAGCTGCCCTTGTGGGCGGTGAGCCAACGAAAACACGGAAACTGACGAACCACTATTTCGCGGGGCCTGACTATTCTATTGTTCATCCCGGTATTTTCCCACACAACGCCGAAGCCCAGAAGATGGCAACATTGCGAGATTGGCTGAAATTTGACGTGGATGCCGGTTGGGGTACAGATGAGTTTGAAGATAGCGTTTCAGAGGATGCGGTCTTCCCGGAACGTTGGACATCTGTGGATGACCGATATGATGCGCGTGCCATTATCAATGATCAGCTGGATCTACTGGGATGGGCGGAAGAGAAACGTCTAGAGGTTTTGCGTAATGGATATCAGATCCACGATGTAGCCGTTGAAAAAGCCAGCACGACCGGTGTGAATTTCAAGGTGAAGGTGGCCAACGGCACAGATGGACATAACGTCCCGACAGGCTTTATCGCAGAACGGCTTGTTGCCCTGCAGATAACGGTGAAAGACAGTGACGGTAAGACGGTTTTTGTCTCTGGTGATCGTGATCCAAATGGTGATGTGCGGGACAGCCACTCATTGTATGTGCATAACGGTGAACTCCCGCTAGATCGTCAGCTTTTTAGCCTGCAATCCAAGTTCCTTGTCCGGATGTTGCGCGGTGGTGAAAGAGAACAGGTTTTGCCAATTAACTGGTCTCAGGATCCGCTGCCATTTGTGCGCCCAAGCACACGTTCCACAATCCTGACAGGTCAGCCGGGGGCTGCGCGGACGCACCGGGTTGGTATTGAGCCAAATGGGCACCGCTGGGCAAACTATTCCATTGATGCGGACAAACTGACGGGCCCAGGCAAGTATGAGGTGAACGTCAAGCTTATCTCCCAAATGGTGCCGGTAAATCTGGTCGCTGCGATTTCCGCCGTGGGTTGGGATTACGGTATGAGCACTCGTCAGGTTGCAGACCTTGTGGTGCAGCACGCTTCCATTGTGCAGGAAGAAAACATCGTCATTGATGTGAAGAACTGA
- a CDS encoding STM3941 family protein: MEETEIPRSRFKGELLLFASFIMILILAWSLFNAPEFLNSGHKKALVIYFAPFGILIFGYLGVKALKDQFRDDPYYILSSKGILDLGTAPDEFFLPWSEITKIELESFRHSRKIAITLRDPKKVQRKLRGLQKFFHMLGKPFIGKHLIFAANLTTYSHKELYELMVQYFNASQQQETPPQREKELTGVWS, from the coding sequence ATGGAAGAAACGGAAATACCCAGAAGCAGGTTTAAGGGTGAGCTGCTACTTTTTGCCAGCTTCATTATGATCCTGATATTGGCGTGGTCTTTGTTTAACGCTCCAGAATTTCTGAATTCCGGGCATAAAAAAGCGCTGGTGATTTATTTTGCACCTTTTGGAATTCTGATATTTGGGTATCTGGGAGTTAAGGCACTCAAAGACCAGTTTAGAGACGATCCCTATTACATCCTGTCGAGCAAAGGGATATTGGATTTAGGAACTGCTCCTGATGAGTTCTTTTTACCTTGGTCCGAGATCACCAAAATTGAACTGGAAAGTTTTAGGCATTCCAGAAAAATAGCTATCACACTTCGAGACCCTAAAAAGGTCCAGCGAAAACTTAGAGGACTTCAAAAGTTTTTCCATATGCTGGGTAAGCCCTTTATAGGTAAGCATCTAATCTTCGCGGCCAATTTAACAACTTATTCCCACAAAGAGCTTTACGAACTCATGGTTCAGTATTTTAACGCCAGCCAACAACAAGAAACTCCTCCGCAACGCGAAAAGGAACTCACGGGTGTCTGGAGCTAA
- a CDS encoding STM3941 family protein — translation MEETLVYRSKIKSLLLLIGSIGFVLVCLWVLSFLFTEEELPRKGAFATIVAPFGIVFFGYCAIIAFRHVLNNRPFFILNSAGLLDQGTRKSELFIPWSEVNEIILSKLRGNKIIIVEVKDPHKLNQSASSFDKFLSSANSMVGYDHPVFSANATTLSNQELYDLFNKYFDAYKQQNRETDTQPK, via the coding sequence ATGGAAGAAACACTGGTTTACCGGAGTAAGATCAAGTCTCTGCTTTTATTGATCGGTTCCATAGGATTTGTTTTGGTCTGCTTATGGGTACTTTCTTTTCTGTTCACTGAAGAGGAGTTACCGCGCAAAGGAGCTTTTGCCACTATTGTTGCGCCGTTTGGAATTGTCTTCTTTGGTTACTGTGCCATCATTGCCTTCAGACACGTGCTGAATAATCGCCCATTTTTTATATTGAACTCAGCTGGTTTACTGGATCAGGGAACGAGAAAAAGTGAGCTATTCATTCCTTGGTCAGAGGTCAATGAAATCATCCTCAGCAAACTACGCGGAAATAAGATAATCATTGTTGAGGTTAAAGATCCTCACAAATTAAACCAATCAGCAAGCAGTTTTGATAAGTTTCTGAGCAGCGCCAATAGTATGGTTGGTTACGATCACCCAGTTTTCTCCGCCAATGCCACGACACTTTCAAACCAAGAGCTGTATGACTTGTTCAACAAGTATTTTGACGCCTATAAGCAGCAAAACAGAGAAACCGACACTCAGCCCAAATAA